A genomic window from Sphingobacterium spiritivorum includes:
- a CDS encoding helicase-related protein — MELLYCDNCGTTLFGGSRLVTRNESGNNSFELLPISPNIEGIPEKTPAKLVEKRGYQEYAVFWACGNQEFIQHDAEPGIPQNYWRQPTLNGFNQGDFEAKWIPASLNCISGDIDNSHNKADEKPEQWIKGYYFIITNNSNRDIAFPDANGNISTIETHKALPSVCPGCGVNHQKRRQDWNKSKTSTIRGFRTGFAKTTQMFAKELMYQLPSNEEERKLVVFSDSREDAAQVANGIERNHFTDLMREILVNELHSSLMLRFQILCAFDNGDTAKQEELKQQSQTTFDEIEYLVDNSSYNGSNTNKLREKQEAEAKLNEVRLLTLNVRSLVDITNSINLAPLVKRFVELGINPGGNDISLQTRVLNNNFVPWFDLIDFTDFQWANGADQSYINDLKEGSFDGLASMFFGSLFYSFESSALGYVCINPELEVVADQARAVALAKDEFFQIVNSTIRILGDKYKHNKVEDASPFNFTQYNDFPGQVKKYIRAVANRFSKQENEIGTAVFNTLSTSSVLRGDTGIQIENLFIKIAQATDKVWTSTRGNRPHLHFSGGICTHSVTALQTPHSKICDDIWKENYLSYNAIKQQRPPIRLHCEELTGQTDDQFERQRHFRNIILPDEGNRQVKAIDLLSVTTTLEVGVDIGALQAVMLGNMPPQRFNYQQRVGRAGRRGQAYSVILTFCRGRSHDEFYFANPQKITGDAPPTPFLTMGQERIFKRLLAKEILRRAYVEKDIDVSSDEKSSVHGEFGSTDSWDTYKTEIIDWINNNKVAIGSTVDALLTEQLKEKREEFINWVVDTTTPNGLIGKAQSIRNNEEIATNDISEKFAEGGILPMFGMPTTVKNLYHGINRKLEPLSIDRAQAMAIYEFAPGAQKTKDKAIHQVIGFTSDFINTRRNGNQIVTNVETNNLLPFSLNRWFVRCRSCGFFETYSEERKVELENQNQFDVCPNCGEDNPNKYQRPFMLKSPRGYRTNLSVGSDTKDDSEFLLSRPPIFAEKIGSANTEKINNASISISDNDVTWRVNTNSDKFFTGKLYNTNNKFPFNQNGFWFNNQWLLNDLAVPTNDSNGYSMFVQQNATSTDEQIALASNKNTEIFRIAPSIIPLELDLNMFFSETDLPHVKAQSNGVRSGYYSAAFLLQRILADRLDVDPTEIEIADISMKVLEDGTNRRIAEIILTDELPNGSGFVRFLYNDFQNILSEAMEPSNMNSYLGKIHSQIHQTKCDDACYDCLKVYRNMNYHSLLDWRLGLSMLRVMNDSTFVCGADGNFNFVELQDWLAFAKELRNGFAQSFGFSHTAEIKGLPTIKFGKNQKHIIMIVHPFWDLRNIREANWLAETKAEIDEYVAQSGGCISIIDTFNLHRRPGWCYERLVIR; from the coding sequence TTGGAGCTACTCTATTGCGATAATTGCGGAACAACGTTGTTTGGAGGAAGTCGATTAGTAACAAGAAATGAATCAGGAAATAATTCTTTTGAATTACTTCCAATCAGCCCCAATATTGAAGGCATTCCGGAAAAAACACCTGCAAAATTGGTTGAGAAAAGAGGCTACCAAGAATATGCCGTTTTTTGGGCCTGTGGAAATCAAGAATTTATTCAACACGATGCCGAGCCGGGAATTCCTCAAAATTATTGGCGACAACCTACTTTAAATGGGTTTAATCAAGGTGATTTTGAAGCAAAATGGATTCCTGCATCGCTCAACTGCATTTCGGGCGATATTGACAATTCTCACAACAAAGCAGACGAAAAACCTGAACAATGGATTAAAGGATATTATTTCATCATTACAAACAATTCAAATCGTGATATTGCTTTCCCAGACGCAAATGGAAATATTTCCACGATAGAAACACACAAAGCATTGCCAAGCGTTTGTCCGGGTTGTGGTGTAAATCACCAAAAAAGAAGGCAAGATTGGAACAAAAGCAAAACTTCTACTATTCGTGGTTTCAGAACCGGTTTCGCCAAAACAACTCAAATGTTTGCAAAAGAGTTGATGTATCAACTTCCAAGCAACGAAGAGGAAAGAAAATTAGTTGTGTTTTCTGATAGTCGTGAAGATGCGGCACAAGTTGCAAACGGAATTGAACGCAATCACTTTACTGATTTAATGCGTGAAATTTTAGTGAATGAACTGCATTCAAGTTTAATGTTACGCTTCCAAATTTTGTGTGCTTTTGATAATGGAGATACTGCCAAACAGGAAGAACTGAAACAGCAATCGCAAACAACTTTTGATGAGATAGAATACTTGGTTGACAATTCAAGTTATAATGGGAGTAACACAAATAAGTTGCGAGAAAAACAAGAAGCAGAGGCGAAATTGAACGAAGTTCGTTTACTTACTCTCAATGTAAGAAGTTTAGTTGATATTACTAATTCAATAAATCTCGCACCGCTTGTAAAGCGTTTTGTTGAGTTGGGGATAAATCCAGGAGGAAACGACATTTCTTTACAAACAAGAGTGCTGAATAATAATTTTGTCCCTTGGTTTGACCTTATTGATTTTACAGATTTTCAATGGGCAAACGGAGCAGATCAATCATACATAAACGATTTGAAAGAAGGTTCTTTTGACGGACTCGCATCGATGTTCTTTGGTTCACTGTTCTATTCGTTTGAATCTTCTGCATTGGGTTATGTGTGTATAAATCCGGAATTAGAAGTTGTAGCAGACCAAGCGAGAGCGGTTGCTTTAGCAAAAGATGAGTTTTTCCAAATTGTAAATTCTACCATTAGGATTTTAGGGGACAAGTACAAACATAACAAAGTTGAAGATGCAAGTCCTTTCAATTTCACACAATACAATGATTTTCCGGGACAAGTAAAAAAGTACATTCGTGCCGTTGCAAATAGGTTTTCAAAACAAGAAAATGAAATAGGAACAGCTGTCTTCAATACACTTTCAACAAGTAGTGTATTGAGAGGCGACACAGGAATTCAAATTGAAAACCTTTTCATAAAAATTGCACAAGCAACCGATAAAGTATGGACAAGTACAAGAGGAAATAGGCCACATTTGCATTTTAGTGGAGGCATTTGCACTCATTCTGTGACAGCGTTACAAACGCCACATAGCAAAATTTGTGATGATATTTGGAAAGAAAATTACCTTTCTTACAATGCAATTAAACAACAACGTCCGCCAATCCGTTTGCATTGTGAAGAACTTACCGGACAGACAGACGACCAATTTGAAAGACAACGGCATTTTAGAAATATCATTTTGCCAGATGAAGGCAATAGACAAGTAAAAGCAATTGATTTGTTGAGCGTAACGACAACACTTGAAGTTGGGGTTGATATTGGAGCATTACAAGCCGTGATGTTGGGAAATATGCCGCCTCAACGTTTCAATTATCAACAAAGAGTTGGTCGTGCAGGTCGTAGAGGGCAAGCCTATTCCGTGATTTTGACTTTTTGCAGAGGTAGAAGCCACGATGAATTTTATTTTGCAAACCCTCAAAAAATCACAGGTGATGCACCGCCAACACCTTTCTTGACAATGGGACAAGAGCGGATTTTTAAACGTTTGCTTGCGAAAGAAATTTTAAGGAGAGCATACGTTGAAAAAGATATTGATGTTAGTTCTGATGAAAAATCAAGTGTTCACGGAGAGTTTGGCTCTACTGATAGTTGGGACACATACAAAACAGAAATTATAGATTGGATAAACAATAACAAAGTGGCGATTGGATCAACGGTTGATGCTTTGCTAACAGAACAACTAAAAGAGAAAAGAGAAGAATTTATCAATTGGGTTGTAGACACAACAACCCCAAATGGATTGATTGGGAAAGCTCAAAGTATAAGAAATAACGAAGAAATTGCAACAAACGATATTTCTGAAAAGTTTGCCGAAGGCGGGATTTTACCAATGTTCGGGATGCCAACTACAGTTAAAAACTTGTATCACGGTATAAACAGAAAACTTGAGCCACTTTCAATAGACCGAGCGCAAGCAATGGCTATTTATGAATTTGCACCGGGTGCACAGAAAACAAAAGACAAGGCAATTCATCAGGTTATTGGTTTTACAAGTGATTTTATCAATACACGTAGAAACGGAAATCAAATTGTAACAAATGTTGAAACCAACAACTTGCTTCCGTTTTCATTAAACCGTTGGTTTGTTCGTTGTAGGTCTTGCGGATTTTTTGAAACATATTCGGAAGAGCGAAAAGTAGAATTGGAAAACCAAAACCAATTTGATGTTTGTCCAAATTGTGGTGAAGACAACCCCAATAAATATCAACGACCTTTTATGCTGAAATCACCAAGAGGATACAGAACAAATCTTTCAGTAGGAAGCGACACCAAAGATGATTCAGAATTTTTGCTTTCACGGCCACCAATTTTTGCAGAAAAAATCGGTTCAGCAAATACGGAAAAAATAAATAATGCCTCAATTTCCATTTCAGATAACGATGTTACTTGGAGAGTAAATACAAATTCCGATAAGTTTTTCACGGGAAAACTTTACAACACAAACAACAAATTTCCTTTCAATCAAAACGGATTTTGGTTTAATAATCAATGGCTCTTGAATGATTTAGCCGTACCGACAAATGACAGCAATGGTTATTCCATGTTTGTTCAACAAAACGCAACAAGTACAGACGAGCAAATTGCGTTAGCAAGCAATAAAAATACAGAAATATTCAGAATAGCACCTTCGATTATTCCTTTGGAACTTGACTTGAATATGTTTTTTAGTGAAACAGATTTGCCACACGTTAAAGCACAAAGCAACGGTGTTCGCTCAGGATATTATTCAGCCGCTTTTTTGCTTCAACGGATTTTGGCTGACAGACTTGATGTTGACCCAACCGAAATTGAAATTGCTGACATTTCAATGAAAGTGCTTGAAGACGGTACAAACAGAAGAATTGCAGAAATTATTTTGACTGATGAATTGCCAAATGGTTCGGGCTTTGTGAGATTTTTATACAACGATTTTCAAAACATTCTTTCGGAAGCAATGGAACCAAGTAATATGAATAGTTATTTAGGAAAAATTCATTCACAAATACATCAGACAAAATGTGATGATGCTTGTTACGATTGCTTGAAAGTATATAGGAATATGAATTATCACAGTTTGCTTGATTGGCGATTAGGTTTATCAATGCTCCGTGTGATGAATGATTCAACTTTCGTTTGTGGTGCTGATGGAAATTTCAACTTTGTCGAATTACAAGATTGGCTTGCTTTTGCAAAAG
- a CDS encoding DEAD/DEAH box helicase has product MKDPIGSFETIKENFIRYIKTAFRTKFEGIEKERYDLLNYDRVLYRKPWIEPLPDYVSSGKKINDLTLEDLGNALSDAEVKLFKGLVNTGLVGDFPLHLHQAEMLKQTLLGNNCIITSGTGSGKTESFLLPLFAQLSKELSNWQAPNPKSTSINNWWCDNGGLSAREIVNTSNFTLSNAVRQRNHETRKAGVRALILYPMNALVEDQMSRLRKALDSDDTRNWLSENTDGNAIYFGRYNGSSPVAGEMKKVKDDGAFAINTRKVNQLKEQLQQIETDSNRVAEYIQKTGKIGSEAKDLKSFFQRLDGAEMRSRFDMQVAPPDIMITNYSMLSIMLMRDIDKGIFDETKQWLEESENNIFHLIIDELHLYRGTQGTEVAYLLKLVLNRLGLNPNHPQLRILASSASLEAKEETKEGKESKQFLKDFFGTEKPFKIIEGKNNKITAFPENGRKLPVNPFKEIAKKFSEVKGNIADENFISTCEATATQLATTFNLSQDGDGISKLLSVITNPNFQLKERLFSPCQDYKAVCSIQANGDDLNGKYFAETIFENTTNKEDLENALRGLLIARAMLDEPEFKIIVDKILDDRKLPRFRFHYFFRNIEGIWASVKPDDVDEIYSDGERTVGKLYSNTRINS; this is encoded by the coding sequence ATGAAAGACCCAATAGGTTCGTTTGAAACCATAAAAGAGAATTTTATTCGTTATATAAAAACTGCGTTCAGAACAAAGTTTGAAGGCATTGAAAAGGAGCGTTATGACTTATTGAACTACGACAGAGTACTTTATCGTAAGCCTTGGATTGAGCCTTTGCCCGATTATGTCTCAAGTGGAAAAAAGATAAATGATTTAACACTTGAAGATTTAGGAAATGCGTTGAGTGATGCAGAAGTCAAACTATTTAAAGGGCTTGTAAATACGGGACTTGTTGGGGATTTCCCTTTACATTTGCATCAAGCAGAAATGTTGAAACAAACCTTGCTTGGAAATAATTGCATTATTACTTCCGGTACAGGTTCGGGAAAAACGGAATCATTCTTACTGCCACTATTCGCCCAGCTTTCAAAAGAACTTTCCAATTGGCAAGCCCCAAACCCAAAATCCACAAGTATAAATAATTGGTGGTGTGATAATGGTGGACTTTCTGCAAGGGAAATTGTCAACACTTCGAACTTCACTTTAAGCAATGCGGTAAGGCAACGCAACCACGAAACAAGAAAAGCTGGAGTAAGAGCATTGATACTCTACCCAATGAACGCTTTGGTAGAAGACCAAATGAGTCGTTTGCGAAAAGCATTGGATTCAGACGACACAAGAAATTGGTTAAGTGAAAATACTGATGGCAACGCAATTTATTTTGGAAGATATAACGGGAGTTCGCCTGTTGCCGGAGAAATGAAAAAAGTAAAAGATGACGGGGCTTTTGCAATAAACACAAGGAAAGTAAATCAACTTAAAGAACAGTTACAACAGATAGAAACAGATTCAAACCGTGTAGCAGAATACATTCAAAAAACGGGAAAAATAGGAAGCGAGGCCAAGGATTTGAAATCATTTTTCCAACGTTTAGATGGTGCAGAAATGAGAAGCCGATTTGATATGCAAGTCGCACCGCCCGACATTATGATTACCAACTATTCAATGTTGAGCATAATGTTAATGCGTGATATTGACAAAGGAATCTTTGACGAAACAAAACAATGGTTAGAAGAAAGTGAAAACAACATTTTTCACTTAATCATTGACGAGTTGCATTTATACAGAGGAACGCAAGGAACAGAAGTTGCGTATTTGCTCAAACTTGTTCTTAATCGATTAGGTTTAAATCCTAATCACCCACAATTACGCATTCTTGCTTCCAGTGCTTCGTTGGAAGCAAAAGAAGAAACAAAAGAAGGAAAAGAAAGTAAACAATTTCTGAAAGACTTTTTTGGAACAGAAAAACCGTTCAAAATCATTGAAGGAAAAAATAATAAAATTACAGCGTTTCCCGAAAACGGAAGAAAACTTCCAGTAAATCCTTTCAAAGAAATTGCGAAAAAGTTTTCAGAAGTAAAAGGAAATATAGCTGACGAAAATTTTATTTCAACTTGCGAAGCAACAGCAACGCAACTTGCAACAACTTTCAATTTATCACAAGACGGAGATGGAATTTCAAAATTACTATCGGTAATTACTAATCCAAACTTTCAATTGAAAGAACGTTTGTTTTCGCCTTGTCAGGATTACAAAGCTGTTTGCTCAATACAAGCAAATGGCGATGATTTAAACGGAAAATATTTTGCTGAAACAATTTTTGAAAACACAACTAACAAAGAAGATTTAGAAAACGCTTTGCGTGGTTTATTGATTGCAAGAGCAATGTTAGACGAACCAGAATTCAAAATTATTGTAGATAAAATTCTTGATGACAGAAAGTTGCCTCGTTTCAGATTTCACTATTTCTTTAGAAACATTGAAGGCATTTGGGCTTCTGTAAAACCCGATGACGTTGATGAAATATATTCTGATGGAGAACGTACAGTTGGAAAACTTTATTCTAATACACGAATAAATTCATAA